One window of Phycisphaeraceae bacterium genomic DNA carries:
- a CDS encoding gamma-glutamyl-gamma-aminobutyrate hydrolase family protein (Members of this family of hydrolases with an active site Cys residue belong to MEROPS family C26.), translated as MSEQGGRVRLDVALQYCHAVERAGGVPVILAPMISMLDEYAARCDGFLLTGGGDPRTEPFGVATHSRVTPQHQIRQEFETMLLARLDGEKTTPVLGVCLGMQMMCLVAGGTLNQRMEDSVPTHAEHWNSEHRVAPIGSPRRFELSGLVHSRHRQAVTGAGTLVPIASSPDGILEAVVDESKEFYLGVQWHPERTPDAAVGQRLFDQFIAAATGSSSGRRVPRGS; from the coding sequence GTGTCGGAGCAGGGGGGGCGCGTCAGGCTCGACGTGGCGCTTCAATACTGCCACGCGGTTGAGCGGGCCGGCGGAGTGCCGGTGATTCTGGCGCCCATGATTTCGATGCTGGACGAGTACGCGGCCCGCTGCGACGGTTTTTTGCTGACTGGCGGCGGCGATCCTCGCACCGAACCATTCGGAGTTGCCACGCATTCGCGGGTCACGCCTCAACACCAAATCCGGCAGGAATTCGAAACGATGCTTCTCGCCAGGCTCGATGGCGAGAAAACCACACCGGTGCTGGGCGTGTGTCTTGGGATGCAGATGATGTGCCTGGTTGCCGGCGGCACGCTGAATCAGCGAATGGAGGACAGCGTGCCGACGCACGCCGAGCACTGGAACTCCGAGCATCGGGTTGCACCGATTGGGTCTCCGCGCCGCTTCGAACTCTCGGGGCTTGTGCACAGCCGGCATCGGCAGGCGGTGACGGGGGCGGGGACGCTGGTTCCGATTGCGAGCAGTCCGGACGGTATACTGGAAGCCGTAGTCGATGAATCAAAGGAGTTCTATCTCGGCGTGCAATGGCATCCGGAGCGGACGCCCGATGCCGCGGTCGGGCAGAGACTCTTTGACCAGTTCATTGCCGCGGCAACCGGTTCTTCCTCGGGCCGCCGCGTTCCGCGGGGCAGTTGA
- a CDS encoding PH domain-containing protein, translated as MQNFTVLATDASGRTVKRVVAAASIADAEQAVLAEGLSARSISADAEDSDFPAPPSSGRRASAGPEEQVWNGSPSQWLNAGWFAACLLLIPIPIAIWKYIELRNIGFSLSSQRIKVESGVLSKQYDQVELYRVKDTILTRNLIQRMLGLGSLKMITSDPNQPELLFPSIRDSENVRELVRQNVERMRRLRGVRELDVADESFGNALTS; from the coding sequence GTGCAGAATTTCACCGTCCTCGCGACCGATGCGTCGGGCAGGACTGTCAAGAGAGTTGTCGCGGCAGCAAGCATCGCCGATGCCGAGCAGGCCGTTCTCGCCGAGGGTCTTTCCGCCCGCTCCATTTCGGCCGATGCCGAAGACTCCGACTTTCCGGCTCCGCCTTCGAGCGGTCGCCGCGCCTCCGCCGGACCGGAGGAGCAGGTTTGGAATGGCTCCCCAAGTCAGTGGCTCAACGCGGGCTGGTTCGCCGCGTGCCTTCTGCTCATTCCCATTCCGATCGCGATCTGGAAATACATCGAGCTCCGCAATATCGGCTTTTCGCTCAGCAGCCAGCGCATCAAGGTCGAGTCGGGAGTCCTCAGCAAGCAATACGACCAGGTCGAGTTGTACCGCGTGAAAGACACCATCCTCACTCGAAATCTCATCCAACGGATGCTCGGTCTGGGTTCACTCAAAATGATCACGAGCGATCCGAATCAACCGGAACTCTTGTTCCCGAGTATCCGCGACTCCGAGAATGTCCGCGAGTTGGTCCGTCAGAACGTCGAACGAATGCGCCGCTTGCGGGGCGTGCGCGAGCTCGATGTCGCGGATGAATCCTTCGGAAACGCCCTCACGAGTTGA
- a CDS encoding DUF190 domain-containing protein yields the protein MKIEGEGQLLRIFVGEDDTFDGRPLHEAIVQTARTTGIAGATVLRGVLGYGANSLLHRPPQPGIPSELPLCVEIVDRAEKIKAFLPVVDKMVREGLMTLEKVNIVMYRSRRT from the coding sequence ATGAAGATAGAAGGCGAAGGACAACTGCTGAGAATCTTTGTCGGCGAAGACGACACATTCGACGGTCGGCCGCTGCACGAGGCGATCGTGCAGACCGCACGGACGACTGGGATCGCCGGGGCGACGGTGCTCCGAGGCGTGCTCGGCTATGGAGCCAATTCGCTGCTCCATCGCCCTCCTCAGCCCGGGATTCCGAGTGAACTCCCCTTGTGCGTGGAAATCGTGGACCGGGCGGAGAAAATCAAGGCGTTTTTGCCGGTCGTGGACAAAATGGTCCGCGAGGGGCTGATGACGCTTGAAAAGGTCAATATTGTGATGTACCGGAGCCGGCGCACGTAG
- a CDS encoding class IV adenylate cyclase, which yields MSTPAPKPTLPDRGDDGTMRNVEFKAELRDLPLAMSVCEALGARYVGLLEQTDTYYKVADARLKKRETPGEPTEWIFYERPDSSSPKLSRFMIYSEAEALERFGFSPLPAWLVVRKSRELLLLGNVRIHLDMVRDLGTFIELEAMVTKGCSESRCRESIAQIREALGPLLGEPISSGYSDLLAESAPA from the coding sequence ATGTCCACGCCCGCCCCCAAGCCCACGCTTCCAGATCGCGGAGACGACGGCACCATGCGCAATGTCGAATTCAAGGCCGAATTGCGCGATCTGCCTCTCGCCATGTCGGTGTGCGAAGCGCTCGGCGCGCGATACGTCGGCCTGCTCGAACAAACCGACACCTACTACAAAGTCGCCGATGCACGCCTGAAAAAACGCGAAACTCCGGGCGAGCCGACCGAGTGGATCTTCTACGAGCGCCCCGACTCGAGCTCCCCGAAACTCAGCCGTTTCATGATCTACTCCGAGGCCGAAGCGCTCGAACGGTTTGGGTTCAGCCCGCTTCCGGCCTGGCTCGTCGTCCGCAAATCACGCGAACTCTTGTTGCTCGGCAATGTCCGCATTCATCTTGATATGGTGCGCGACCTTGGAACATTCATCGAGCTGGAGGCGATGGTGACCAAGGGCTGCAGCGAGAGCCGCTGCCGCGAATCCATCGCGCAGATCCGTGAAGCGCTCGGCCCGCTGTTGGGCGAACCGATTTCATCCGGATACAGCGATCTGCTCGCCGAGTCGGCGCCCGCCTGA
- the ligA gene encoding NAD-dependent DNA ligase LigA: MTPPAKTSNKEVARIEELRSLLHRANRAYYADAAPIMSDPEFDRLLNELAALEARHPELDDPTSPTRRVGGDPIEGFEQIKHKVPMLSIDNTYDEQGLREWYARVSKGDAGLFGGNSAGPEIVCDPKIDGVALSIRYVDGKLAYAVTRGDGTTGDDVTHAARAIRAIPLTLEAEGRRGVEIPKVLEVRGEVYMPAREFERLNKEREDAGEELFMNPRNATAGTLKNLDPKVAGSRNLAFSAHGRGDIVLRKPGDAEEFASTFSGFLQNARALGIPTSPHSKVCASVDDAITIIREFDKQRHSLSFATDGMVVRVNSFARQAELGLTSKSPRWIVAYKYPAERKTTKLIDVLHQVGKTGKITPRAVMEPVLIAGTMVQHATLHNYGRIRDAETEEAGTRTDIRIGDTVYVEKAGEIIPQVVGVLLEKRPKSARKIDAPSKCPECSAVVEVEPPEAESNPALETVRRCMNPECPAQMREKLVWFAGRKQMDIEGLGEKTVDLIRASKVPLDSFADIFRLRDHREALAELEGMGEKKIETLIGGVEAAKQRGLGRLLASMGIRHVGDTTGKMLARVFPDLDSLLEAPADMLMPRALKKDRAVELGLSPEPKDRPETGLGKDTAPVVHAYLHSAQATKTFGELRKLGVKLVSLDHQKPGELAAAGPFSGKTVVLTGTLENYERTELTEILERLGAKVSGSVSSKTDLVIAGESAGSKLDKARELGITVWDEAQLQKALGKS; encoded by the coding sequence GTGACACCCCCGGCAAAGACCAGCAACAAAGAAGTTGCCCGCATCGAGGAGTTGCGATCGCTGCTGCATCGCGCCAACCGCGCGTACTACGCGGACGCGGCGCCGATCATGAGCGATCCGGAATTTGATCGGTTGCTGAATGAACTGGCGGCCCTTGAAGCCCGACATCCGGAGTTGGATGATCCGACCAGCCCGACCAGGCGCGTCGGGGGCGACCCGATCGAAGGGTTCGAGCAAATCAAGCACAAGGTGCCGATGCTCAGCATCGACAACACCTACGACGAGCAGGGGCTGCGCGAGTGGTACGCCCGGGTGAGCAAAGGCGACGCCGGGCTCTTCGGCGGGAATAGCGCCGGACCCGAGATCGTGTGCGACCCCAAAATCGACGGCGTCGCGCTCTCGATCCGCTATGTCGATGGAAAACTGGCGTACGCCGTCACGCGGGGCGACGGCACGACCGGTGACGATGTCACGCACGCGGCCCGCGCGATCCGCGCGATCCCCCTCACGCTCGAAGCCGAAGGCCGGCGCGGGGTCGAGATCCCCAAAGTGCTCGAAGTGCGCGGCGAGGTGTACATGCCGGCCCGCGAATTCGAGCGTTTGAACAAGGAGCGCGAAGATGCGGGCGAAGAGCTGTTCATGAACCCGCGCAACGCGACGGCGGGCACGCTCAAGAACCTCGATCCAAAGGTCGCCGGCTCACGAAACCTCGCGTTCTCGGCGCACGGGAGAGGCGACATTGTCCTGCGCAAACCGGGCGATGCCGAGGAGTTCGCTTCAACTTTTTCGGGTTTTCTACAGAACGCTCGCGCGCTGGGGATCCCCACAAGCCCCCACTCCAAAGTGTGCGCCTCGGTGGACGACGCCATCACAATCATCCGCGAATTCGACAAACAGCGCCATTCTCTTTCGTTCGCAACCGACGGGATGGTCGTCCGCGTCAATTCGTTTGCGCGCCAGGCGGAACTCGGTCTGACCTCCAAGAGTCCGCGCTGGATCGTCGCCTACAAGTATCCCGCCGAGCGCAAGACGACCAAACTGATCGACGTGCTGCATCAGGTCGGGAAAACCGGCAAGATCACCCCCCGCGCCGTAATGGAGCCGGTGCTGATCGCCGGGACCATGGTGCAGCACGCGACGCTGCACAACTACGGACGCATCAGAGACGCCGAAACCGAAGAAGCCGGAACACGCACCGACATCCGAATCGGTGACACGGTCTACGTCGAAAAGGCCGGGGAAATCATCCCGCAGGTGGTCGGGGTCCTCCTCGAGAAGCGCCCGAAATCTGCCCGCAAGATCGATGCCCCGTCAAAGTGCCCCGAATGTTCCGCCGTCGTTGAAGTGGAGCCGCCCGAAGCGGAAAGCAACCCGGCACTCGAAACCGTTCGTCGCTGCATGAACCCCGAGTGCCCGGCGCAGATGCGCGAAAAACTGGTCTGGTTCGCGGGCCGCAAGCAGATGGATATCGAGGGTCTCGGCGAGAAAACCGTCGACCTGATTCGCGCGAGCAAAGTCCCTCTCGACTCATTCGCGGACATATTCCGTCTCCGCGACCATCGCGAAGCGCTCGCGGAACTCGAAGGCATGGGCGAGAAGAAGATCGAAACGCTGATCGGGGGCGTCGAAGCCGCGAAACAGCGCGGACTCGGTCGGCTTCTCGCCAGCATGGGCATCCGGCATGTCGGAGACACCACCGGCAAGATGCTCGCGCGCGTTTTTCCGGATCTCGATTCGCTTCTCGAAGCGCCGGCGGACATGCTTATGCCGCGTGCATTGAAAAAGGACCGAGCGGTCGAACTCGGTCTGTCCCCGGAGCCAAAGGACCGGCCGGAAACGGGACTCGGCAAGGACACCGCCCCAGTCGTTCACGCCTACCTCCACAGCGCGCAGGCCACAAAGACATTTGGCGAGCTGCGCAAACTCGGCGTGAAACTCGTCAGCCTCGACCATCAGAAGCCCGGCGAGCTCGCGGCAGCCGGTCCGTTCTCCGGAAAGACCGTCGTCCTGACCGGCACCCTTGAGAACTACGAGCGAACAGAACTGACGGAGATACTCGAGCGTCTCGGCGCCAAGGTTTCCGGATCCGTCTCGTCCAAGACCGACCTCGTGATCGCCGGCGAGTCGGCGGGATCCAAACTGGACAAAGCCCGAGAACTCGGCATTACTGTCTGGGACGAGGCACAATTGCAGAAAGCACTCGGCAAATCCTGA
- a CDS encoding M48 family metallopeptidase, producing the protein MGEETSLRSQVPTRLESGAGHVEGSALMFAPAFTGRWAPIARTSGYQLALFASAVFMTLMPLLYFAAIGAIGWAVYWHFTHDTGMLHTRATGRGAAFMFLLYILPGVAGIVLIAFLLRPLIFLFGTDDNEDRIEVFPREEPRLFAFVEMVCQTMGAPIPERIFINCEANAAAQLLGGGFGLFGRRRLALHVGLPLVAGLSATSFAGILAHEFGHFSQGAGMRATSILGRMSRWMGMAAYDRSGIDASIHGLTQSGTASLAFIGVVLLICVGIARLILKFVFFLGFGVSRIMGRRMEFDADAHEARFVGSKAAIETWPRLLGLIEAVRQADAKIADQWKNRTLPEDFPALVASTARRLSPDDRADLKRACENKHTGWFDTHPATGIRIRSMESLKEPGVFRLDEPATSLFTNFGDASKKASYAFFKERVGEYIFSATFVRSADLFGSHEEESRAAAVPDFLGFEPPDWRPLWLGMESITPPSDPKACWERVRAARQTLAKAGPAAASALDEFLASDQTLLQTETAPVVFSLGISSIKKEFQFKFTDSRAMSREKDKAVEIASRTSAPLDDALDAAAARVAGNLRMLAVPGIEKRIDGAPKMLARAKELANADFALRRAFSQVKQLRENFQRAILLIPYLDDARMKEKARESFRPITDLLRDGVIGMRQDLGGVKSPYPGPDGETNLGGLIFRKTPAWREYNQIMGAASDGIQKFTETQRRIMSELVELASRTESGLRNQPASKAAGASAETGSRSR; encoded by the coding sequence ATGGGTGAGGAAACGTCGCTGCGTTCACAAGTTCCGACTCGGCTCGAATCGGGTGCGGGCCATGTGGAAGGCTCTGCCCTGATGTTCGCGCCTGCGTTTACCGGCCGGTGGGCCCCGATCGCAAGAACCTCGGGCTACCAACTGGCGCTGTTCGCCTCAGCCGTATTCATGACCTTGATGCCCCTGCTGTACTTCGCGGCGATCGGCGCGATCGGCTGGGCCGTCTATTGGCATTTCACCCACGACACCGGAATGCTGCACACTCGAGCGACCGGGCGCGGCGCGGCGTTCATGTTTTTGCTCTACATCCTGCCCGGCGTCGCCGGAATTGTCCTGATCGCATTCCTGCTCCGCCCGCTGATCTTCCTCTTTGGAACGGATGACAACGAGGATCGGATCGAAGTGTTCCCCCGTGAAGAGCCGCGTTTGTTCGCCTTCGTCGAGATGGTGTGCCAGACGATGGGCGCGCCGATTCCCGAACGAATATTCATCAATTGCGAAGCGAATGCCGCGGCGCAACTGCTCGGAGGCGGCTTCGGGCTGTTCGGCCGGCGTCGCCTCGCGCTGCACGTCGGACTTCCACTTGTCGCGGGCCTCAGCGCCACGTCGTTCGCGGGTATTCTCGCGCACGAATTCGGACACTTTTCTCAGGGCGCAGGGATGCGTGCGACATCCATTCTCGGGCGGATGAGCCGCTGGATGGGAATGGCAGCGTACGACCGAAGCGGGATTGATGCGAGCATCCACGGCCTGACACAATCGGGCACGGCGTCGCTGGCATTCATCGGCGTGGTGCTGCTCATCTGCGTCGGCATCGCACGACTGATTCTGAAGTTTGTGTTCTTTCTTGGCTTCGGCGTTTCCCGCATCATGGGCCGGCGCATGGAGTTCGATGCCGATGCACACGAGGCCAGGTTTGTCGGGAGCAAAGCCGCAATCGAGACTTGGCCACGACTGCTCGGACTGATCGAAGCGGTGCGCCAGGCCGACGCCAAAATCGCCGACCAATGGAAGAACAGAACGCTCCCCGAAGACTTCCCGGCACTGGTTGCTTCAACCGCTCGCCGGCTGTCGCCGGACGATCGGGCCGATTTGAAACGAGCGTGCGAGAACAAGCACACCGGTTGGTTCGACACCCACCCGGCGACCGGAATACGCATTCGCTCCATGGAATCCCTCAAAGAACCGGGTGTCTTCCGACTCGACGAACCGGCGACCTCGCTGTTCACCAATTTCGGCGATGCCAGCAAGAAAGCTTCGTACGCGTTCTTCAAAGAACGGGTCGGCGAATACATCTTTTCTGCGACGTTCGTGCGTTCCGCGGACCTTTTCGGTTCGCACGAAGAAGAATCGCGTGCCGCGGCTGTCCCGGATTTTCTCGGCTTCGAACCTCCCGATTGGCGCCCGCTCTGGCTCGGGATGGAGTCCATCACGCCCCCGTCCGATCCGAAGGCGTGCTGGGAAAGAGTCCGCGCGGCGCGCCAGACACTCGCCAAGGCCGGGCCCGCCGCGGCAAGCGCGCTCGACGAATTCCTTGCGTCAGATCAGACCCTGCTCCAGACCGAAACAGCCCCGGTCGTCTTTTCACTCGGAATCTCGTCGATCAAGAAAGAATTTCAGTTCAAGTTCACCGATTCTCGCGCCATGTCGCGCGAAAAGGACAAAGCCGTCGAAATCGCTTCGCGGACTTCGGCGCCGCTCGATGATGCGCTCGATGCCGCCGCGGCGCGGGTTGCCGGAAATCTCCGAATGCTCGCGGTTCCGGGAATCGAGAAACGGATCGACGGAGCACCCAAGATGCTGGCCCGTGCAAAGGAGTTGGCGAACGCCGACTTCGCTCTGCGCCGCGCGTTTTCGCAGGTCAAACAACTCCGCGAGAACTTCCAGCGCGCCATCCTTTTGATTCCCTATCTCGACGATGCCAGAATGAAGGAGAAGGCTCGCGAATCCTTCCGGCCCATCACGGATCTGCTTCGCGACGGCGTCATCGGAATGAGACAGGATCTGGGCGGCGTGAAGTCGCCCTACCCGGGCCCGGATGGCGAAACCAATCTCGGCGGTTTGATTTTCCGCAAGACCCCCGCGTGGCGCGAGTACAACCAGATTATGGGGGCGGCATCAGATGGAATTCAGAAATTCACCGAGACGCAGCGCCGGATCATGTCCGAACTTGTGGAGCTCGCTTCCCGTACCGAATCCGGCCTTCGGAACCAGCCCGCTTCGAAGGCTGCAGGCGCGAGCGCCGAAACCGGTTCCCGATCGAGGTAG
- a CDS encoding bifunctional 5,10-methylenetetrahydrofolate dehydrogenase/5,10-methenyltetrahydrofolate cyclohydrolase, giving the protein MTARKDAKLIDGNALSAEVRSGLSARVASMRDRGRIVRLDAVLADSGDSAARVYAENQAKTCAALGIEYKLHLLPASATYDDIAGRVLLLNTEDSVHAIMLHLPLPEGIDPYRVQRLIAPEKDVEGVNPANIGNVVYGRSSLAPCTALAVIKMVESVVADPLVPAGSQGPLLRGKRAVVVGASDVVGKPIAVLLMRQEATVISCNKHTHNLPELTRSADVLIAAAGVPGLIRADMVKPEAIVIDVGVNRVKSIDGKMKTVGDVDFEPVKHVAGWVSPVPGGVGPVTVAMLLHNVVISAEVFA; this is encoded by the coding sequence ATGACCGCTCGCAAGGATGCAAAGCTCATCGACGGCAACGCACTCTCGGCGGAGGTGCGAAGCGGGCTCTCGGCGCGAGTCGCGTCAATGCGGGATCGGGGCAGGATCGTTCGCCTTGATGCCGTGCTCGCCGATTCGGGAGATTCGGCTGCGCGTGTCTACGCGGAGAATCAGGCAAAGACCTGCGCGGCGCTGGGGATCGAATACAAACTCCACCTGCTGCCCGCGAGCGCCACCTACGACGACATAGCGGGGCGCGTGCTGCTCCTGAACACCGAAGATTCCGTGCACGCGATCATGCTCCATCTTCCCTTGCCGGAGGGAATCGATCCGTATCGCGTTCAGCGATTGATCGCACCCGAAAAGGATGTTGAGGGAGTCAATCCAGCGAACATCGGAAACGTGGTGTACGGACGCTCAAGCCTCGCGCCCTGCACGGCTCTGGCGGTCATCAAAATGGTGGAGTCGGTGGTCGCCGACCCGCTCGTGCCCGCGGGATCGCAAGGGCCGCTGCTGCGGGGCAAGCGGGCGGTTGTTGTCGGCGCCAGCGATGTCGTCGGAAAGCCCATCGCTGTGCTTCTCATGAGGCAGGAGGCAACCGTGATCTCCTGCAATAAACACACGCACAACCTGCCCGAACTGACCCGCTCCGCCGACGTACTCATTGCTGCGGCGGGCGTGCCCGGCCTCATCCGGGCGGACATGGTCAAGCCTGAGGCCATTGTGATCGACGTTGGCGTCAATCGAGTCAAGAGCATCGACGGAAAGATGAAGACGGTGGGGGATGTGGACTTTGAGCCGGTCAAACACGTCGCGGGCTGGGTCAGTCCGGTTCCTGGCGGGGTTGGGCCCGTCACCGTTGCGATGCTGCTCCACAACGTGGTCATTTCGGCTGAAGTTTTTGCCTGA
- a CDS encoding twin-arginine translocase TatA/TatE family subunit, whose protein sequence is MTALAFINDFLSPWHLFFLAIIGLLVFGKRLPEVGRGLGRSIVEFKKGLKGIDDDIEDQASRPKSRDPYVEGGYRAPIESGQQTARPADRPRAAEHAAPRERMADDPQ, encoded by the coding sequence ATGACGGCACTTGCATTCATCAACGACTTCCTGAGCCCTTGGCATCTTTTTTTCCTGGCCATCATCGGGCTGCTCGTGTTCGGCAAGCGCCTCCCCGAAGTCGGACGTGGGCTTGGCCGAAGCATCGTGGAATTCAAAAAGGGCCTCAAGGGCATCGACGACGATATCGAAGATCAGGCGTCGCGTCCAAAGAGCAGAGATCCGTATGTCGAGGGTGGCTATCGAGCCCCGATTGAATCCGGTCAGCAGACCGCTCGCCCCGCCGATCGTCCGCGTGCGGCCGAACATGCCGCTCCCCGCGAGCGCATGGCCGATGATCCGCAGTAA
- a CDS encoding Hpt domain-containing protein translates to MSAGKQAEPLRSRFAGDAEMVELVEEFVQELPRRADALRGLLRASQFDELRRAAHQLKGAAGGYGFPTISDSAAGVERTLHSGVDTAQIAVLQRQVDELIDLCGRAVAA, encoded by the coding sequence ATGAGCGCAGGAAAGCAGGCCGAACCACTTCGGAGCCGCTTTGCGGGTGACGCCGAAATGGTCGAATTGGTTGAGGAATTCGTTCAGGAACTGCCCAGACGAGCGGACGCGCTCCGGGGGCTGCTCAGGGCGTCGCAGTTCGACGAGCTTCGTCGCGCGGCTCATCAGCTGAAAGGGGCAGCCGGCGGCTATGGCTTCCCCACGATCAGCGATTCCGCCGCTGGTGTCGAGCGGACGCTGCATTCCGGCGTCGATACCGCACAGATTGCCGTACTGCAGCGCCAGGTCGATGAACTTATCGACCTCTGCGGGCGGGCCGTTGCGGCGTGA
- a CDS encoding diguanylate cyclase, with amino-acid sequence MTTGSETSVAVRPRVLVIDDSPDVHRLLKARLKQEEIEIVSAESGESGLESLKAQRPDLILLDLDMPTMDGFEVLRAIKDNAETVHIPVIVLSGLDNAGDKVAAFDLGAHDYVIKPFEFTELRVRIRAALRLNFLLKMLAQRAQIDGLTGLWNRAYFDRRVQDEVARVQRHDGALSIAFFDADHFKSINDTFGHPAGDAVLQGLGQIIQRDSRQSDIACRYGGEEFVLIMPATGPADALAFCDRMRQNIEAVVWPRHPERRITVSIGVAGALTPIGVGAAAWVDAADKCLYTAKKSGRNRVILTDLASDTAKSAPEKLRKAG; translated from the coding sequence ATGACCACCGGTTCGGAAACTTCTGTTGCAGTTCGGCCGCGTGTACTCGTCATTGACGACTCGCCGGACGTGCACCGTCTCCTCAAGGCCCGCCTCAAGCAGGAGGAGATCGAAATCGTTTCCGCCGAGAGCGGCGAGTCCGGGCTCGAATCGCTCAAGGCCCAGCGGCCGGATCTGATTCTGCTGGATCTTGATATGCCGACCATGGATGGGTTCGAGGTGCTGCGAGCGATTAAGGACAACGCCGAAACGGTTCACATTCCGGTCATCGTGCTGTCCGGTCTCGACAACGCCGGGGACAAGGTGGCCGCGTTCGATCTCGGCGCTCATGACTACGTCATCAAGCCGTTTGAATTCACGGAACTTCGGGTTCGAATCCGTGCCGCGTTGAGGCTGAATTTTCTTCTCAAAATGCTGGCGCAGCGAGCGCAGATCGACGGATTGACCGGCCTCTGGAACCGCGCGTATTTCGATCGGCGCGTGCAGGACGAGGTCGCCCGCGTTCAGCGTCACGACGGAGCGCTCTCGATCGCGTTCTTCGACGCGGATCATTTCAAATCAATCAACGACACGTTCGGACACCCCGCGGGCGATGCCGTGCTCCAGGGGCTTGGACAGATCATCCAGCGTGATTCGCGCCAGTCCGACATCGCCTGCCGCTACGGAGGCGAGGAATTCGTATTGATCATGCCGGCGACCGGTCCCGCCGATGCGCTCGCGTTCTGCGATCGGATGCGCCAGAACATCGAAGCGGTGGTCTGGCCCCGCCACCCCGAACGCCGGATCACGGTTTCGATCGGTGTGGCCGGCGCGTTGACGCCGATCGGTGTGGGTGCGGCGGCGTGGGTTGATGCCGCCGACAAGTGCCTTTACACCGCGAAAAAATCGGGGAGGAACCGCGTCATTCTGACCGATCTGGCGTCGGACACGGCAAAGTCGGCTCCCGAAAAACTTCGCAAGGCGGGTTGA
- a CDS encoding acyloxyacyl hydrolase: MRIQFIVALCVFSGIARAQDYALDIAPTPFNMTNATARALEKDEPVKAGPMPFGTAGNSLITVGGGVAYASTDNGNSTNSNAYVAWNYFLVNDVEFSLEAGLWYFNQPGEDQWGGSGTLAFRWHFVNKRTWSLFVEAGVGLLGASGEVPTGGTSFDFMPRAGGGFTYELSPGGPRLQAGVRWYHVSNARINGDSNNPSSDGVMGFVGLMFPLN, encoded by the coding sequence ATGCGGATCCAGTTCATCGTTGCCTTGTGCGTGTTCTCCGGTATCGCTCGCGCGCAAGACTACGCGCTCGACATCGCACCGACTCCTTTCAACATGACGAACGCCACCGCACGGGCGCTCGAGAAGGACGAACCGGTCAAAGCGGGTCCGATGCCGTTTGGAACCGCGGGAAACTCTTTGATCACGGTCGGCGGAGGTGTCGCGTACGCCTCCACCGACAATGGAAATTCCACCAACTCGAACGCCTACGTCGCGTGGAACTACTTCCTGGTCAACGACGTCGAGTTTTCGCTTGAGGCGGGCCTTTGGTACTTCAATCAGCCGGGCGAGGACCAATGGGGCGGAAGCGGCACGCTGGCTTTTCGCTGGCACTTCGTCAACAAACGAACCTGGTCGCTCTTTGTCGAAGCAGGTGTTGGATTGCTTGGCGCGAGCGGCGAAGTGCCGACAGGAGGCACGAGCTTCGATTTCATGCCGCGGGCGGGCGGCGGATTCACCTACGAGCTCTCGCCGGGAGGTCCTCGACTCCAAGCGGGGGTGCGCTGGTATCACGTGTCGAACGCCCGAATCAACGGCGATTCGAACAATCCATCGAGCGATGGCGTGATGGGATTTGTGGGCCTGATGTTCCCACTGAACTGA